One Echinicola strongylocentroti DNA window includes the following coding sequences:
- the rplT gene encoding 50S ribosomal protein L20, with protein MPRSVNAVASRARRKKVLKATRGYFGRGSNVWTVAKNKYEKGLQYAYRDRKAKKREFRKLWIQRINAGAREQGISYSQFMGLLKKAEVELNRKVLADLAMNHPEAFKAVVEKVK; from the coding sequence ATGCCAAGATCAGTAAACGCAGTCGCGTCAAGAGCAAGAAGAAAAAAAGTACTTAAAGCTACTAGAGGTTATTTCGGAAGAGGTAGCAACGTATGGACAGTAGCCAAGAACAAATACGAAAAAGGTTTACAGTACGCTTATAGGGATAGAAAAGCTAAGAAGAGAGAGTTCAGAAAGCTTTGGATCCAGCGTATCAATGCCGGTGCCAGAGAACAGGGCATTTCTTATTCACAATTCATGGGTCTGCTCAAGAAAGCAGAAGTTGAGCTGAACAGAAAAGTTTTGGCCGACCTTGCTATGAATCATCCAGAGGCATTTAAAGCTGTAGTTGAAAAAGTAAAGTAA
- the rpmI gene encoding 50S ribosomal protein L35 — protein MPKVKTKSSAKKRFKLSGSGKIRRKHAYKSHILTKKETKRKRNLTKMGEVHESDVSRVKDMLRI, from the coding sequence ATGCCTAAAGTAAAAACTAAATCAAGTGCAAAAAAACGATTCAAATTATCTGGATCGGGAAAAATCAGAAGGAAACATGCTTATAAAAGCCACATCCTGACTAAGAAAGAGACCAAAAGAAAGAGAAATCTTACAAAAATGGGCGAAGTTCATGAGTCAGATGTGAGCCGAGTAAAAGACATGTTGAGAATCTGA
- the infC gene encoding translation initiation factor IF-3 produces MRGRKPFKPRREEPYKVNQKIRAREVRVVGDFVEGGNVVMSTDEAIKIAQQQDLDLVEISPNANPPVCKVIDYAKFKYEQKKKQKEIKANAAKTVLKEIRFGPNTDDHDFDFKLKHAMNFLKDGAKVKAYVHFVGRSIVFKERGEMLLLKFAQSLEEYGQVEQLPRMEGKRMNMFIAPKASKK; encoded by the coding sequence TTGAGAGGAAGAAAACCGTTTAAACCGAGACGAGAAGAACCATATAAAGTAAACCAAAAGATCCGCGCCAGAGAGGTAAGGGTAGTAGGTGATTTTGTAGAAGGAGGCAATGTGGTCATGTCTACAGATGAAGCCATCAAAATTGCCCAGCAGCAAGATCTTGATCTCGTCGAAATTTCTCCAAACGCTAATCCACCTGTCTGTAAGGTGATTGATTACGCGAAATTTAAATATGAACAGAAGAAGAAGCAGAAAGAAATCAAAGCCAATGCTGCCAAAACTGTTCTTAAAGAAATCAGGTTTGGTCCGAATACGGACGACCATGATTTTGACTTTAAATTAAAGCACGCCATGAACTTCCTTAAGGATGGGGCAAAAGTGAAGGCTTACGTACACTTTGTAGGTCGATCGATTGTCTTCAAGGAAAGGGGAGAGATGTTGTTGTTGAAATTCGCACAATCACTTGAGGAGTATGGACAGGTAGAACAGCTTCCCAGAATGGAAGGTAAGCGGATGAATATGTTTATTGCTCCAAAAGCAAGTAAGAAATAA